The window ATAACCGAAATAAAAGCCTGTGCAACAGGATCATCAAATCTTTTTCCAGAATGTAAGGCAATAATTGATATTGGTGGACAGGATACAAAGGTTATAACAATGAATAACAAAGGTAAAGTAATTAACTTTTTAATGAATGATAAATGTGCAGCTGGAACGGGTAAGTTTATTGAAATGATGACAAATTCTCTAGCCATGGAACTGGCTGATTTCTCTAGGCTTAGTGATAATGACTATAATCCAAAAATTAAAATAAATTCAATGTGTGCAGTATTTGCGGAATCTGAAGTAATTAGCCTTATTACGAGAGGATTTGATAGGAGAGAAATTGCTTCTGCCATTCATCATTCTGTTGCTGATAAAGTTATCTCATTAGCCCTAAAATTGGATATCCTTGAAAAGGAGATTGTTTTTACAGGAGGTTGTGCGAGGAACAAATATCTTGTTTCAATATTGGAAGAAAGATTGGGAAAAAGTCTTAATGTGTCAAATCCTCCAGATATTTTATCAGCTTATGGGGCTGCTATCATAGCAAAAGATTCATGTGAAAGTACTTTTTAATTTTCCTTTAAATGGAGAGTTGTTATTACTCCTATTATCGTGGAAATCAATCTTTTTTTCAAAAGTTAAAATACTATGTTTAACAGATCATTTTGCGTTTACACAGACACTACCACCATTGATCTGTAAGTATATTAACTCACATT is drawn from Candidatus Delongbacteria bacterium and contains these coding sequences:
- a CDS encoding activase, which encodes MTYGGIDIGSRYIKFVLISENSEIVNIEKIDTGFSPLKSALELVKSYDLKTYFATGYGRHLLEIHDNAKTITEIKACATGSSNLFPECKAIIDIGGQDTKVITMNNKGKVINFLMNDKCAAGTGKFIEMMTNSLAMELADFSRLSDNDYNPKIKINSMCAVFAESEVISLITRGFDRREIASAIHHSVADKVISLALKLDILEKEIVFTGGCARNKYLVSILEERLGKSLNVSNPPDILSAYGAAIIAKDSCESTF